aaataaaaaatatatctttCATATATGAcctattagaaaagaaaaaataaatgtttgcgtaaatttatctttatatcttcaatttttttcttagccaataaaattaaaattttaacattataGTTACgattttaactaataaattaagttgagtttgtaaaaattaattaaaattataatatgttaaagTTTATTATAATAAACTAATCTCATATcctaatttgaaaaattacGTTAAACCACAAGTTTTTACTAGGTTTATCTGTCATcattcatatattaaaataatactccatttattatatattttttatatattttattttttttatatatattaagaaatataattttttttattatattcattttaaatacattaaattttattaaatatttaaaaatattttgagatgttttttgaaaataaaataaaagattataatagtggatttatatattattataattttaagataataaattaaaaaaataaataaaaattatgaacaaaaaatattaaatttttataaattaatattcgcATCATTACAAGCTAATTTATTgtagggagatttataatttaatttctggatattgctattattaacaagtcggtccctgtatttttagaacctattaaaacattcttatattttctttccgttaacgaaatagtcatttcgtcccattttccgttaaaattagataaaggaggggagagaaaattgttaaaatctaattttaccctcaaataaaatcttttatttagtcattggatattgttattattaataagttagtccttacattttcaaaaatctattaaaatatttttatcttttttcatatatattaaaacgtcattatcgtttcttttcgtcaataaaatagtccatatcttttctcatatctattaaaacgtccttatcgtttctttacatcaacgaaatagtccttccttatcgtttctgtttgtcaacaaaatagtccctatcttttctcacatctattaaaacgtccttattgtttctttttgtcaacgaaatagtccgatcttttcttttctcctcctcctcctcctcctcctccttcgaagaagaagaagaagaagaagaagaagaagaagaagaagaagaagaagaagaagaagagaaagaagaagaagaagaagaagaaggagaagattgagaagaagaagaagagaaagaagaaaaagaagaaaaaagaagaaaaagaagaagaagaagaaggaggagaagaaggagaagagaaagaaggaggagaagaagaaggaggagaaggaggagaagaaggaggaggagaagaaggagaagaagaagaagaagaaggagaagaaaaagcagaagaaggaggaagaattaatgaataagaaaagaaaggaggaggaggaggaagaggaggaggaggagaaaaataatggggataatttagttttttactatatttttaactgcAAAAATAGACGAAATGATTATTTTGTTaacggaaagaaaaaataagaacgttttaatagatttttaaaaagataggaactgacttattaataatggcaatatttagggactaaattataaatttctatttattcCGATCAAAGCTCAAAAGTCTCCATCAAAGCTCAAAAGTCTCCTTCAAAGCATAAAATTCAAAATGTTGGTTTTATGAGTTTAATATGGAGATTGGAGATAGGAAAATAGCCGTACAATATAAAAAACTTGCAATACCATTGGTTCAATCCATTAAGCTagaaattttctatttattatgattttttttccccTGCCTTTCCAAAGTGTAAAAGTTGCTTTGACAATTTGCGGTTACCaactaatcaaataataattccCTCTACAAAATTCAAGTTATTTCCTTAGTCAAGGGAAGaaaatcttaattatttattttatcaagcAGCTAGACCACTGAAGTCAGTGCCACACATCACAATCAAATCAATTACCGTTGAAATAAGATTTGATACATTAAACCATTCGTTgagtattaaatatttcataaaaatttaattccgttaattttttatattaatttttttatttaaaatgtaaaattttagtttttttaattaaaaaatttcatataattttataagattcatttgattttttttttcaaaattaatcatGCTAAATAAatggtaaaaataaaataaaataaaaaaggaaaattgtTAGTATTATTGTGCTTTTATATCCCACATTCTCAATTTCAATTGATTTAGTTTCCCCTGTATACCAAACTTTACATGGAGTTTCATCTATTTCCCCTCTTTGCTTTATTGCTTGTTTTAGAAGGAATTAATTCTTCCCTCCTACCAGCAGAGGTGTATTGGAGATCCAAGTTACCAAACACTCCCTTGCCAAAAGCTCTACAGGATCTTTTAAAGCCTGCAGGTTCCCTTTTCCACTTAGAGCAAATAAGCTTGATTCattcttttccatttttttattaaaaaattaaagtactcTCTTCCTGTTGATTTGCAATTGTATTTTCAGcagatgaaagaaagaaaatcacTTATTCTTTCTCGGAGGATGCTGTTGGAGCAAGGATATGCTATGAAATTAGTTACTGGGAAAAAATGACAAAAATATCTAACCAAAATTCTATACCCAGTAATACAACTACTATATTTTTCTTACAGGATGATCTCCTTCCTGGAAAAAAGATGAAGCTCGCCTTCACTAAATCTACAAATGGGTCAAATTTCCTGCCCCGTGAAATTGCAGAATCCATACCCTTTTCAACCAACAAGCTATCAGAAATTTTAAACCATTTCTCAATAAACCCCAGATCAAAAGAAGCTGAAATCATGAAAATCACCATTGAAGAATGTGAAGCACCAAACGTTAGAGGACAAGACAAATACTGTGCAACATCATTAGAATCATTGGTTGATTTTGCCATTGGAAAGTATGGAAAAAATGTTGAAGCTGTTTTGAATGAGGCAGAAGAAGAGAATGAGTCTCAAGAGTATACAATTCTCAAGGGAATCATAATGGTCGGAGAGGAGCAGATAGTGTGCCATAGGGAGAGATATGTGTATGCTGTATTTTATTGTCATACCATCAAATTCACAAAGGTTTATAGTATTTCAATGGTGGGTGAAGATGGCTCTAAGGCTAAAGCAATTGTTGTTTGCCACACAGATACTTCAGCTTGGAGCCCAAAGCACTATGCCTTCCAGGTCCTCAAGGTCAAGCCAGGAGGACCTCCAATTTGCCACTTCCTTAATGATGATGCCATTGTCTGGGTTCCCTACTAAGTTGTGTACGTTTATGCATTTATATTCTACTGAAAAAGTACTTAATTTTTAGTTTCGCTTAAagtttaattaatctaatttgattaaatagttaaaaatatgtatttctTAATAAAAACGACAGCtagatttattaatttatagttaATAAGGATATACTTCTGCTTTTATTTTGTGATAATGGATTGATAAATAAATTTCCATTTACAATTTTGTTtcataattcattaattaactaatttttttttataactattAGACATAGTTAATTATTTGCTatgacatattattattatttgaaaagaatggactaaactgaaataaataaaaatatccagcataaaatatttatactaatATTTATGAGAATTAATTGAAGTgattaaatattcaaataaaataggTATTTCTGGGGCCTCCGAGCTACCGTCTCTATTTAGTAGCCGACTCTTTAGAATCTATGACCCTTAAGGCTAGAAACAATAGTGGGAGCAATGCCCTCCCTCTTCGTAATCTTTAGTAGTGGAATTGGCAAGTCTGTAGCTGAGTTTTGGTTTCTGATAtactctttctccttttggtcTCCCTTCATAAATGCCGCATCTTGGATCAAGTCTCAAATTCTAGTATTAGTTGAATCTATTTTCAGAGCTTCAATCGGATGTCATTGGAGGATTCGCAAGTGTAACTATGGACGCCTCCTCCTTCCAAGGAGGTGGGGTTTGGGGTTTCATGTCTAAAAAAGTAAGATACTTGACtaatgatttaaataaaatacgGGGTCCCGAGTTGAGGCATTATTTACACTGGTCCCAGTGAGCGACAAGCACCGGCTCTCTCCATTGTCCCACTGAAGCTCTGAAAATAGACTTTTGTGAATCCTCCAATATCTAGGGACGCGTCCACAGTGGAGGATTCGCAAAGCACTAGCTAGAGCGACAAGCACTTGCTAGTGGAATTGACAAGCATTATTTAAACTGGCCCTCCTATATCCGTCCAAACTAAACGACAAGCACTAGCTCTCTCCATCTACAACCACCAATGCTTACACATTTCTAGTCTTATCAGCTTCCTCAGAGCCAATTTGACGAACAGCTTATAGGTGTCCTTACGAACACAAATCTACGATGCCCCTTTTGACTCTTTCACTAAATACACAGGCCTACACTTCCATCATAAAGATATGTTGATTAGACAAATCTACGATTCCCCTTTTGACTCTTTCACTATGTACACAAGCCTACACTTCCATTATAAAGATATGTTGATTAGATTCCCAACGAAGTCTAAATTTGAGGCTGTTTGATGCATCTTCTTCAGCCATTGCCTCTCAATCCCCATTTTCTGTTTTCACCCATGTTTCCATTCTCACAGTTCATGGCTTCCAACCTACAGAAATCACTCTGCTTATTTCCATCACTCCTTTTCCATCTTATTCCTCTCATGGTATTTTCTGTTCCTGTTCTTGCTACTTCATCAACCGGTGCTGCTGTACAATCTCAAGTAACAGAAGCAGATGCTCTTCTGAGATGGAAGGCTTCTCTTGATAATCACAGCCAATcttttctgtcttcttggagtACTACTGCAGGAAGCCATTGCTTTTGGTTTGGTATACACTGCAATGAAGCAGGAAACGTCTCCAATATAAGCCTTACAGATTCTGGTTTGAAAGGTACTCTTCAGAGTTTCAGCTTTCCATCATTTCCCAATCTTGTCAAGCTTAACCTTAGTAATAACTCTTTCCATGGGAACATTCCTTCTCATATTGGCAATCTATCCAAGCTCAACATCCTTGATTTTTCTGTCAATGAATTATCTGGTTCCATTCCCCAAGAAATTGGGATGTTGAATTCTCTCATTTATATTGATTTATCAAACAGTTTTCTCACTGGTACAATACCAGCTTCTATAGGGAATTTGACAACATTACCAATTCTCTACATTCATATGAACCAACTCTCAGGCTCCATACCTCAGCAACTTGGAATGATGAAATTTGCCACTGCGATTGATTTTTCGGTAAATAATCTCACTGGTGGCATCCCAACTTCCATAGGAAACTTGACAAATCTACGGGTTCTTTCTCTTTATGGCAACCAACTTTCTGGTTCCATACCTGAAGAAATCGGCATGCTCAGTTCACTTACAGAACTTGCTTTGTCAAAAAATAATCTCACTGGTCCAATTCCAGCTTCCATAGGAAACTTAACGGAATTATCTTATCTTTATCTTACTGATAACCAACTTTCCAACTCCTTACCTAGAGAAATTGGGAAGTTGACAAAGCTAACTACACTCTTCCTTGAAATGAATGAACTTTCTGGAACACTCCCTTCAGAGATGAACAACTTCACTCTTCTGGAAGTTTTCATAATATATTCTAATAGATTCACTGGCCAGTTACCGCAAGACATTTGCATTGGTGGATGTCTCAAGTCTTTTGCTATTAATGGAAATGATTTCACGGGTCCCATCCCAAGAAGCATGAGAAATTGTAGCAGGTTAATGAGGCTCCATCTTGAGGCAAACCAACTCACTGGAAATATATCTGAAGATTTTGGCACGTACCCACAGTTGAACTTCATGGATTTGAGTGATAACAGATTCTACGGTGAGCTTTCGTGGAAATGGGAAGGTTTCAGCAATTTGTCAACGCTGAAAATCTCGAATAATAATATTTCTGGGATAGTACCAGCTGACATTGGAATGGCAGCTCAATTGCATTTGCTTGATCTCTCATCAAATCACCTTGCAGGGATGATTCCAAAGGAATTGGGGAAGTTAAGATTGTTCCAACTTTCCCTTGATGATAACGAACTTTCAGGTGGCATTCCTGAAGAAATTGGATTGTTATCTGACCTTGAGCGTGTTAACTTGGCAGCTAACAATCTAAGTGGACCAATTCCTAAAAAACTTGGAGATTGCTCAAAGCTATTGTTCTTGAATCTCAGCAAGAACCAACTCTCAGAGAGTATTCCTGTAGAGCTTGGAAATTTAGGCTCTCTTGAAAGCCTTGATCTTAGTCAAAATTTGTTAACAGCAGAGATACCACCACAACTCGGAAAGTTGCAAAGGATGGAGCTATTGAACCTCTCTCACAATTTGTTGTCAGGTTCCATTCCAACTACTTTTGATTATTTATCAAGCCTGACTGTGGTTAATATATCCCATAATGAGTTAGAGGGACCAATTCCCCACAATAAAGCCTTTCAGGAGGCTTCATTTGAAGCATTTCAAAACAACAGACACCTGTGTGGCAATAACACTGGACTAGAGGCATGTGTCTCAGTTGCAATCAACAAATCTATCAGAAAAAAGGACAGTAAACTGGTTCTTGTTATTATCATTCCCCTCATTTGCAGTCTGTTTCTACTTGGTGTCTTGGTTGGGGGTTTCTTGGTTCTGCGCAAAAGAATTAGAAGCAGAGAAACTAACTCAGGGGAAGGGGAGCCAAGTGGTGAAGATATTTATGCAATATGGGGTCGTGATAAGGATATGCAATATGAAAACATTGTTGAGGCTACAGAGGATTTCAACTCCAAGTATTGCATTGGGGAAGGAGGATATGGAATTGTCTACAAAGCTGTCCTGCCAACAGGTCGAGCAGTTGCTGTAAAGAAGCTTCACCAGTCACAAAATGGAGAGATAACTGATTTCAAAGCGTTTAAAAGTGAGATTTGTGTGTTGATGAAcattcatcatcaaaacattgttaagttgcatggtttttgtTCACATCCCAAACACGCATTTTTGGTTTATGAATTCATAGAAAGAGGaagtttaaaaaatactttaagCAATGAAGAACAAGCAGTGGAGTTGAATTGGTTTAGGAGGCTAAATGTTGTCAAGGGGATAGCTAATGCATTGTCCTACATGCACCATGACTGCTCTCCTTCAATCATCCATCGAGACATTTCCAGTAACAATGTTCTGTTGGATTCAGAATTTGAGGCTCATGTCTCTGATTTCGGAACAGCTAGGATCTTGATGCCAGACTCGTCAAATTGGACCTCATTTGCAGTCACATTCGGGTACTCAGctccaggtacattcttcggcTCACCTATTT
The genomic region above belongs to Manihot esculenta cultivar AM560-2 chromosome 3, M.esculenta_v8, whole genome shotgun sequence and contains:
- the LOC110612382 gene encoding BURP domain protein RD22 isoform X1 — protein: MEFHLFPLFALLLVLEGINSSLLPAEVYWRSKLPNTPLPKALQDLLKPAADERKKITYSFSEDAVGARICYEISYWEKMTKISNQNSIPSNTTTIFFLQDDLLPGKKMKLAFTKSTNGSNFLPREIAESIPFSTNKLSEILNHFSINPRSKEAEIMKITIEECEAPNVRGQDKYCATSLESLVDFAIGKYGKNVEAVLNEAEEENESQEYTILKGIIMVGEEQIVCHRERYVYAVFYCHTIKFTKVYSISMVGEDGSKAKAIVVCHTDTSAWSPKHYAFQVLKVKPGGPPICHFLNDDAIVWVPY
- the LOC110612382 gene encoding BURP domain protein RD22 isoform X2 gives rise to the protein MEFHLFPLFALLLVLEGINSSLLPAEVYWRSKLPNTPLPKALQDLLKPADERKKITYSFSEDAVGARICYEISYWEKMTKISNQNSIPSNTTTIFFLQDDLLPGKKMKLAFTKSTNGSNFLPREIAESIPFSTNKLSEILNHFSINPRSKEAEIMKITIEECEAPNVRGQDKYCATSLESLVDFAIGKYGKNVEAVLNEAEEENESQEYTILKGIIMVGEEQIVCHRERYVYAVFYCHTIKFTKVYSISMVGEDGSKAKAIVVCHTDTSAWSPKHYAFQVLKVKPGGPPICHFLNDDAIVWVPY
- the LOC110611293 gene encoding MDIS1-interacting receptor like kinase 2-like isoform X2 gives rise to the protein MHLLQPLPLNPHFLFSPMFPFSQFMASNLQKSLCLFPSLLFHLIPLMVFSVPVLATSSTGAAVQSQVTEADALLRWKASLDNHSQSFLSSWSTTAGSHCFWFGIHCNEAGNVSNISLTDSGLKGTLQSFSFPSFPNLVKLNLSNNSFHGNIPSHIGNLSKLNILDFSVNELSGSIPQEIGMLNSLIYIDLSNSFLTGTIPASIGNLTTLPILYIHMNQLSGSIPQQLGMMKFATAIDFSVNNLTGGIPTSIGNLTNLRVLSLYGNQLSGSIPEEIGMLSSLTELALSKNNLTGPIPASIGNLTELSYLYLTDNQLSNSLPREIGKLTKLTTLFLEMNELSGTLPSEMNNFTLLEVFIIYSNRFTGQLPQDICIGGCLKSFAINGNDFTGPIPRSMRNCSRLMRLHLEANQLTGNISEDFGTYPQLNFMDLSDNRFYGELSWKWEGFSNLSTLKISNNNISGIVPADIGMAAQLHLLDLSSNHLAGMIPKELGKLRLFQLSLDDNELSGGIPEEIGLLSDLERVNLAANNLSGPIPKKLGDCSKLLFLNLSKNQLSESIPVELGNLGSLESLDLSQNLLTAEIPPQLGKLQRMELLNLSHNLLSGSIPTTFDYLSSLTVVNISHNELEGPIPHNKAFQEASFEAFQNNRHLCGNNTGLEACVSVAINKSIRKKDSKLVLVIIIPLICSLFLLGVLVGGFLVLRKRIRSRETNSGEGEPSGEDIYAIWGRDKDMQYENIVEATEDFNSKYCIGEGGYGIVYKAVLPTGRAVAVKKLHQSQNGEITDFKAFKKRGSLKNTLSNEEQAVELNWFRRLNVVKGIANALSYMHHDCSPSIIHRDISSNNVLLDSEFEAHVSDFGTARILMPDSSNWTSFAVTFGYSAPELAYTMMVNEKCDVYSFGVVTTEILMGRHPGDFISSLSSSFSIPSSSLMDENTPLKDVIDQRLPTPQNKSAEGIIHIARIAHACLNGNPQSRPTMKQVSSHLMDKWHPLAKPFSEVKLGEIYSFKDDSVVKP
- the LOC110611293 gene encoding MDIS1-interacting receptor like kinase 2-like isoform X1, with the protein product MHLLQPLPLNPHFLFSPMFPFSQFMASNLQKSLCLFPSLLFHLIPLMVFSVPVLATSSTGAAVQSQVTEADALLRWKASLDNHSQSFLSSWSTTAGSHCFWFGIHCNEAGNVSNISLTDSGLKGTLQSFSFPSFPNLVKLNLSNNSFHGNIPSHIGNLSKLNILDFSVNELSGSIPQEIGMLNSLIYIDLSNSFLTGTIPASIGNLTTLPILYIHMNQLSGSIPQQLGMMKFATAIDFSVNNLTGGIPTSIGNLTNLRVLSLYGNQLSGSIPEEIGMLSSLTELALSKNNLTGPIPASIGNLTELSYLYLTDNQLSNSLPREIGKLTKLTTLFLEMNELSGTLPSEMNNFTLLEVFIIYSNRFTGQLPQDICIGGCLKSFAINGNDFTGPIPRSMRNCSRLMRLHLEANQLTGNISEDFGTYPQLNFMDLSDNRFYGELSWKWEGFSNLSTLKISNNNISGIVPADIGMAAQLHLLDLSSNHLAGMIPKELGKLRLFQLSLDDNELSGGIPEEIGLLSDLERVNLAANNLSGPIPKKLGDCSKLLFLNLSKNQLSESIPVELGNLGSLESLDLSQNLLTAEIPPQLGKLQRMELLNLSHNLLSGSIPTTFDYLSSLTVVNISHNELEGPIPHNKAFQEASFEAFQNNRHLCGNNTGLEACVSVAINKSIRKKDSKLVLVIIIPLICSLFLLGVLVGGFLVLRKRIRSRETNSGEGEPSGEDIYAIWGRDKDMQYENIVEATEDFNSKYCIGEGGYGIVYKAVLPTGRAVAVKKLHQSQNGEITDFKAFKSEICVLMNIHHQNIVKLHGFCSHPKHAFLVYEFIERGSLKNTLSNEEQAVELNWFRRLNVVKGIANALSYMHHDCSPSIIHRDISSNNVLLDSEFEAHVSDFGTARILMPDSSNWTSFAVTFGYSAPELAYTMMVNEKCDVYSFGVVTTEILMGRHPGDFISSLSSSFSIPSSSLMDENTPLKDVIDQRLPTPQNKSAEGIIHIARIAHACLNGNPQSRPTMKQVSSHLMDKWHPLAKPFSEVKLGEIYSFKDDSVVKP